The following coding sequences lie in one Mucilaginibacter sp. KACC 22773 genomic window:
- a CDS encoding fumarylacetoacetate hydrolase family protein, whose product MKLVSYKTEDREHLGVFVNGHIYNLNSCDKLIPDNMNEFLWGGDELMDHARRVHAAISSGSMEAKEELFFELMAPVPHPSSCRDAYAFRQHVETARRNRGVAMIPEFDQYPIFYFTNHNAIQGAGEIECMPDHFDKLDFELEVAVVLNKKGRNIRAVDADNFIAGFMIMNDMSARTLQMEEMLLNLGPAKGKDFSTVIGPWLVTPDELEKYKVPAKPGHTGNAYSLEMKCVVNGKQVSAGNMADMEWTFAEIIERCAYGCDVLPGDVIGSGTVGTGCFLELNGTGLSNDATYRPQWLKDGDLVEMEVTGLGMLGNIITKAKDDFSILSLKKV is encoded by the coding sequence ATGAAATTAGTATCCTACAAAACCGAAGACCGGGAGCATTTGGGCGTTTTTGTAAACGGCCATATTTATAACCTCAACTCCTGCGATAAGCTGATCCCCGATAATATGAACGAGTTTTTGTGGGGTGGCGATGAGCTGATGGATCACGCACGCAGGGTACACGCCGCAATCAGCAGCGGTAGCATGGAAGCAAAAGAAGAATTGTTTTTTGAGTTGATGGCCCCCGTGCCTCACCCATCATCATGTCGCGATGCCTACGCCTTCAGACAGCATGTAGAAACCGCCCGGCGTAACCGTGGGGTTGCCATGATCCCCGAATTTGACCAATACCCTATATTTTATTTTACCAACCATAACGCCATACAAGGCGCCGGCGAAATTGAATGCATGCCCGATCATTTTGATAAGCTTGATTTTGAACTGGAAGTAGCTGTTGTGCTTAATAAAAAAGGCCGCAACATCAGGGCGGTTGATGCGGATAATTTTATTGCCGGGTTTATGATCATGAACGATATGAGCGCCCGCACACTGCAAATGGAAGAGATGCTGCTAAACCTTGGGCCTGCAAAAGGAAAAGATTTTTCGACCGTAATTGGCCCCTGGCTGGTGACGCCTGATGAACTGGAGAAATACAAGGTACCGGCAAAGCCCGGCCATACAGGCAACGCTTATAGCCTTGAAATGAAATGCGTGGTAAACGGTAAACAGGTATCTGCCGGCAATATGGCTGATATGGAATGGACCTTTGCCGAGATTATCGAACGCTGCGCCTATGGATGCGATGTATTGCCCGGCGATGTAATAGGATCCGGAACGGTAGGCACCGGCTGTTTCCTGGAACTTAACGGAACAGGATTATCAAACGACGCAACTTATCGGCCCCAGTGGCTAAAAGATGGCGACCTGGTAGAAATGGAAGTTACCGGCCTGGGTATGCTTGGTAATATAATTACAAAGGCAAAGGACGATTTTTCGATATTAAGCCTGAAGAAGGTGTAG
- a CDS encoding lipid-binding SYLF domain-containing protein: MKTLKLLKFPLILSLFFVLISAKADDKETERIQNSANVLKNFAEMKESIPAELMKKYEGIVIIPKLINAGLGIGGKRGKGVAMVKLADGKWSDPVFVTLTGGSVGFQIGVQSVDLILVFRHKNVLTDIKKGNFTIGGDISAAAGPVNRNKSATTDYKLEAEIYSYSRSRGLFAGISLNGSGLNIDNNADENYYGNTDSSQDIFASAKNDSEEVKDLKDALKAFK; this comes from the coding sequence ATGAAAACGTTAAAACTGTTAAAATTCCCGTTAATATTAAGCCTGTTTTTTGTGCTGATATCGGCCAAAGCCGACGATAAGGAAACGGAGCGGATCCAAAATTCGGCCAATGTGCTGAAAAACTTTGCCGAGATGAAAGAAAGCATCCCGGCCGAACTAATGAAAAAATATGAAGGCATCGTAATTATCCCAAAATTGATTAATGCCGGCCTGGGTATTGGCGGTAAGCGCGGTAAAGGCGTTGCGATGGTAAAGCTGGCCGACGGTAAATGGAGCGACCCGGTTTTTGTTACCCTTACAGGCGGCAGCGTTGGTTTCCAGATAGGTGTACAATCTGTCGACCTGATCCTGGTGTTCCGTCACAAAAACGTGTTAACTGATATCAAAAAAGGCAATTTCACCATTGGCGGCGACATATCGGCCGCGGCCGGCCCGGTTAACCGCAATAAATCGGCAACTACCGATTATAAACTGGAGGCCGAAATTTATTCTTATTCGCGCAGCCGTGGTCTTTTTGCAGGCATCAGCCTAAATGGCTCGGGCCTGAATATCGATAACAACGCCGACGAAAATTATTATGGCAATACCGATTCTTCGCAGGATATTTTTGCAAGCGCCAAAAACGACTCGGAAGAGGTTAAGGACTTGAAAGATGCTTTAAAAGCTTTTAAATAG
- a CDS encoding lipid-binding SYLF domain-containing protein: protein MKTLKFLAIPLMLSLFFVLVSAKAGDKENERVHSATNVLKDFSKMKESIPRQLLQQYEGIVIIPKLINAGLGIGGKRGKGVAMVKLPDGKWSNPVFVTLTGGSFGLQVGVQSVDLVLVFRHKGVLTKVKNGDFTIGGDISAAAGPVGRSSTASTDHKLEAEIYSYSRSRGLFAGITINGSNLGIDKKANASFYGNNDSSKDIFAMSTSKKESVVGLKETLNAF, encoded by the coding sequence ATGAAAACGTTAAAATTTTTGGCTATCCCATTGATGCTTAGCCTGTTCTTTGTATTGGTATCGGCCAAAGCCGGCGACAAGGAAAACGAACGTGTGCATAGCGCCACAAATGTATTGAAGGATTTTAGCAAGATGAAAGAAAGCATCCCGCGCCAATTACTTCAACAATACGAGGGCATTGTAATTATACCCAAACTAATCAATGCCGGTTTAGGCATTGGTGGTAAACGCGGCAAAGGCGTGGCTATGGTTAAGCTGCCAGACGGCAAGTGGAGCAACCCCGTTTTTGTTACATTAACCGGTGGCAGCTTTGGCTTGCAGGTTGGCGTACAATCAGTCGACCTGGTTTTGGTGTTCCGTCATAAGGGCGTGTTAACCAAAGTTAAAAACGGAGATTTTACCATTGGCGGCGATATCTCGGCAGCAGCCGGCCCGGTTGGCCGCAGCTCGACAGCCAGTACCGATCACAAACTGGAGGCCGAGATATACTCGTACTCGCGCAGCCGTGGCTTATTTGCAGGTATCACCATCAATGGCTCGAACCTTGGTATCGACAAAAAGGCTAACGCCAGTTTTTACGGAAATAACGATTCGTCAAAGGATATTTTCGCCATGTCTACCAGTAAAAAAGAGTCGGTTGTTGGGTTAAAGGAAACGTTGAATGCGTTCTAA
- a CDS encoding DUF1203 domain-containing protein — MNNFKIVPLSKTFVQKIKTTMTDDFGNPVVEQLATGLGPCRISLKPFNKGVDKRLLFKHSPFELENAYNQPGPVFVNAEDVEEYTDVFRFPPEIKANKQSFPLSLIGYNKDQMMAVTRLVGDADVDDLINDLFDQHPDIEYLHARNAQACCFICKIERR, encoded by the coding sequence TATCCAAAACGTTCGTCCAAAAAATAAAAACAACCATGACCGACGACTTTGGCAACCCCGTAGTTGAACAACTGGCAACCGGCCTGGGCCCCTGCCGCATCTCGTTAAAACCATTTAACAAAGGTGTTGACAAGCGATTGTTATTTAAACACTCGCCCTTTGAACTTGAGAATGCCTACAACCAGCCTGGGCCAGTGTTTGTGAATGCCGAAGACGTTGAAGAATACACTGATGTATTCCGTTTCCCGCCGGAAATTAAGGCGAATAAACAAAGTTTCCCGCTGTCGCTTATTGGATACAATAAAGATCAGATGATGGCGGTGACCCGTTTGGTTGGCGATGCTGACGTAGATGACTTGATAAACGATTTATTTGACCAGCATCCCGATATCGAATACCTGCATGCGCGCAACGCCCAGGCCTGTTGTTTTATCTGCAAAATTGAACGGAGATAA